A genomic region of Anopheles coustani chromosome 3, idAnoCousDA_361_x.2, whole genome shotgun sequence contains the following coding sequences:
- the LOC131259686 gene encoding protein PALS1: protein MRILKHWPRRRSGSSIVVLGGDDTLKPSIPIDDYQEDLEMYNMLAVNQDNGPHREMAVDVPESFIARNKTPPRYPPPRTTTAPATPAAVAAAAAAAAGAAPAGTQVNHVSNAMPQVARPPVHRHPANGVGGIPLELEPLDGSYSSDRHLSSLDSSQEYGKKGGGSSKGPSSLGSVTSEFEPSLLAVSNSGHPIATANGYGRLRRHEAGDLRGSLSTNRSSSPSSSGDLGPPEYDVGPHRELPVDVPDSFVEIVKAPPRYPPPKPLIIKDAIRKKESCSSSESIDKPKPQSQSPARNELNGSTKPVPPPRDHLRIEKDGRLTNRAPVPAPQVPDRKIVPNASQHQHIGQVLEPTPDQLDSIKKFQEQLRRRREDEERIAAQNDFLRNSLRGSQRLRALQDNPIEKPPVGVDNEAYADDEVVVEKVIGYSELVAALQRLQGHLNKHGLAALAGRVTAAQSLLLGPGIARALAVRTAVLERRRPKVQNPICSNAQTLAKDCVESLAQSGSPIAIELCDLLSTYEMEGLLLAHDRIAATTDRSPVGSYVGSPVNHATLPSLSSNSINNNALTSAVKPVTVMPSSIPNNASLVNNNNNNIAKREPMSVPLGVLRDGSQDHIKIIQIEKSSEPLGATIRNEGEAVVIGRVVRGGAAEKSGLLHEGDEILEVNGIEMRGKSVNDVCALLGSMTGTLTFLVVPAGIPQIVPGIGMRDPPVLHVRAHFDYDPEDDLYIPCRELGISFQKGDVLHVISRDDPNWWQAYREGEEDQTLAGLIPSQSFQHQRESMKLAIAGEVGLRTRKDINGKAGGGSTLLCARKGRKKKKKASSEHGYPLYATATADDPDPEEILTYEEVALYYPRASHKRPIVLIGPPNIGRHELRQRLMADSERFAAAIPHTSRAQREGEVPGQDYHFISRQQFESDILARKFVEHGEYEKAYYGTSLEAIRAVVASGKICVLNLHPQSLKLLRSSDLKPYTVLVAPPSLEKLRQKRIRTGEPYKEEELKEIIATARDMEARWGHLFDMIIINNDTERAYHQLLAEINSLEREPQWVPSSWLHN from the exons ATGAGGATCCTCAAGCATTG GCCTCGCCGGCGCAGTGGCTCCAGCATCGTGGTGTTGGGTGGTGATGACACGCTGAAGCCCTCTATACCTATTGATGACTATCAGGAAGACTTGGAAATGTACAATATGTTAGCGGTAAATCAGGACAATG GACCACATCGGGAAATGGCTGTCGATGTACCTGAATCGTTCATAGCCAGAAACAAAACGCCCCCGCGCTACCCACCCCCGCGGACCACAACGGCGCCGGCAACGCCAGCAGCCgtcgccgccgctgccgccgccgccgccggagcCGCGCCCGCCGGCACGCAGGTAAATCACGTTTCCAACGCAATGCCCCAGGTCGCGCGTCCCCCGGTCCACCGTCATCCGGCGAACGGCGTCGGCGGGATCCCGCTGGAGCTGGAACCGCTCGACGGCTCGTACAGCAGCGACCGGCACCTGTCCTCGCTGGACAGCAGCCAGGAGTACGGCAAGAAGGGCGGCGGCTCCAGCAAGGGCCCGTCCTCGCTCGGTTCGGTCACCAGCGAGTTCGAGCCGTCGCTGCTGGCCGTCTCCAACAGTGGCCACCCTATCGCCACCGCCAACGGCTACGGCCGGCTGCGGCGCCACGAGGCGGGCGACCTGCGCGGTTCGCTCAGCACCAACCGGAgctcgtcgccgtcgtcgtcgggtgATCTCGGACCGCCGGAGTACGACGTCGGGCCGCACCGGGAGCTGCCCGTGGACGTGCCGGACAGCTTTGTCGAGATCGTCAAGGCACCGCCGCGCTACCCGCCGCCCAAGCCATTGATCATTAAAGACGCTATCAGAAAGAAAGAATCATGCTCATCCAGCGAATCCATTGATAAACCCAAACCGCAATCACAGTCACCGGCGCGCAACGAG CTCAACGGCTCGACGAAACCGGTGCCACCGCCGAGGGATCACCTGCGGATAGAGAAGGACGGGCGGCTGACGAACCGTGCACCAGTACCAGCTCCACAAGTGCCAGATCGGAAGATTGTGCCGAACGCATCACAGCACCAGCATATCGGCCAGGTCCTGGAGCCGACTCCGGATCAGTTAGATAGCATTAAGAAGTTCCAG GAACAACTGCGACGAAGACGGGAGGACGAGGAACGGATAGCGGCCCAGAATGACTTCCTGCGCAACAGCTTGCGCGGTTCGCAGCGGCTGCGCGCCCTGCAGGACAACCCGATCGAGAAGCCACCGGTCGGTGTGGACAACGAGGCGTACGCGGACGACGAGGTGGTCGTGGAGAAGGTGATCG GTTACAGTGAGCTGGTTGCGGCGCTTCAGCGACTGCAGGGACATCTGAACAAGCACGGCCTGGCAGCACTCGCTGGCCGAGTGACGGCCGCCCAAAGTCTGCTGCTCGGGCCGGGCATCGCGCGAGCCTTGGCCGTTCGAACGGCGGTCCTGGAGCGGCGGCGCCCGAAGGTTCAGAATCCCATTTGCTCAAATGCTCAAACCCTGGCCAAGGAT tGTGTCGAATCGCTGGCACAATCCGGCTCGCCAATCGCAATAGAACTGTGTGATCTGCTGTCCACGTACGAGATGGAGGGTCTCCTGCTGGCGCACGATCGGATCGCAGCGACCACCGATCGGTCACCGGTCGGCTCGTACGTCGGCAGCCCGGTCAACCACGCTACCCTGCCATCCCttagcagcaacagcatcaacaataACGCCTTGACCAGTGCGGTCAAACCGGTCACGGTCATGCCATCATCAATTCCAAATAACGCTAGTTTAGtgaacaataacaataacaacattGCAAAG AGGGAACCAATGAGTGTGCCTCTCGGTGTGCTGCGCGACGGAAGTCAGGATCACATCAAGATCATCCAGATCGAGAAATCGTCCGAACCGCTCGGGGCCACGATTCGCAACGAGGGCGAGGCCGTTGTTATTGGGCGCGTGGTACGAGGCGGGGCGGCGGAGAAGTCGGGCCTCCTGCACGAAGGAGACGAAATCCTCGAGGTGAACGGTATCGAGATGCGCGGCAAGTCTGTCAACGATGTGTGCGCCCTGCTCGGCTCGATGACGGGCACGCTGACGTTCCTGGTCGTGCCGGCTGGCATCCCGCAGATCGTGCCGGGCATCGGGATGCGGGATCCACCGGTGCTGCACGTGCGGGCCCACTTCGACTACGATCCCGAGGACGATCTGTACATTCCGTGCCGGGAGCTGGGCATCAGCTTCCAGAAGGGCGACGTGCTGCACGTGATCTCGCGAGACGATCCCAACTGGTGGCAGGCGTACCGGGAGGGTGAGGAAGACCAGACGCTGGCCGGGCTGATACCGAGCCAGTCGTTCCAGCATCAGCGCGAATCGATGAAGCTGGCCATCGCCGGCGAGGTTGGGTTGCGCACGCGCAAAGACATCAACGGGAAGGCGGGTGGCGGATCGACGCTGCTCTGCGCCCGGAAGGGgcgcaagaagaagaagaaggccaGCAGCGAGCACGGATATCCGCTGTACGCCACGGCGACGGCGGACGACCCGGATCCGGAGGAGATTCTCACGTACGAAGAGGTGGCCCTGTATTACCCGCGCGCATCACACAAACGGCCGATCGTGCTGATCGGGCCACCGAACATTGGCCGGCACGAGCTGCGCCAGCGGTTGATGGCCGATTCCGAGCGGTTCGCCGCAGCCATTCCTC ATACGTCACGAGCTCAGCGGGAGGGAGAAGTGCCCGGTCAGGACTATCATTTCATCTCCCGGCAACAGTTCGAATCGGACATCTTGGCCCGCAAGTTCGTCGAGCATGGAGAATACGAAAAAGCTTATTATG GAACATCTCTGGAAGCCATCCGTGCCGTGGTCGCCAGTGGAAAAATATGCGTACTTAACCTGCACCCCCAGAGCTTAAAGCTGCTCCGCTCGTCCGATCTGAAGCCGTACACAGTGCTGGTTGCGCCACCGAGTCTGGAAAAGCTGCGCCAAAAGCGGATACGAACGGGCGAACCGTACAAG GAGGAAGAGCTGAAGGAAATCATTGCGACCGCACGCGACATGGAGGCACGCTGGGGCCACCTATTTGAcatgatcatcatcaacaaTGACACCGAG